Part of the Thermococcus sp. M36 genome is shown below.
TATGAAATTGACCCAAGCCCCAGAGCATGGACAGCGGGAATTTATGATGAAGCAAGAAGAGATTGGTTATATCCGATGGATTATAATCCTGTTGTCAAATCTTCTTTTAAACTGCATGAATGGAATAAAGTAAGAATAGAATGTATCGGTACTTCTATAAGAACTTTTTTAAACGGGCAACCGGCAGCAGATTTAGTAGATGATATGACGCCCAAAGGCTTTATTGCATTA
Proteins encoded:
- a CDS encoding DUF1080 domain-containing protein, which translates into the protein YEIDPSPRAWTAGIYDEARRDWLYPMDYNPVVKSSFKLHEWNKVRIECIGTSIRTFLNGQPAADLVDDMTPKGFIALQVHQINKAEEVGRKIYWRNIRIQTTNLKPSPIANIFTVNLLPNNISPQEKQHGITLLFDGKTT